The Argonema galeatum A003/A1 genome contains the following window.
AACCAGGTACGCGCCGTTTCGATGAGTACCACCGATGGGTTGGTGCGCGGTATGGAAGCAGTAGACTCCGGCGCACCCATCAGCGTACCAGTTGGTGCCGGTACATTGGGTCGGATTTTCAACGTCCTGGGCGAACCAATTGACAACCTCGGCCCAGTCAATACCACGGAAACTTTCCCCATCCACCGTCCTTCCCCCAAGATGACGGAATTGGAAACCAAACCCTCAGTTTTTGAAACTGGTATCAAAGTAGTAGACCTGTTGGCTCCCTATCGTCGGGGTGGCAAGATTGGTCTGTTCGGCGGTGCTGGTGTGGGCAAAACCGTGATCATCCAAGAACTGATCAACAACATCGCCAAAGCTCACGGCGGTGTGTCCGTGTTTGGCGGTGTGGGCGAACGCACCCGCGAAGGTAATGACCTTTATAACGAATTCAAGGAATCCGGGGTCATTAACGAAAAAAATATCGGCGAATCTAAGGTAGCGCTGGTATACGGTCAGATGAACGAGCCACCGGGAGCCCGGATGCGCGTTGGTCTGTCTGCTCTGACAATGGCGGAATACTTCCGCGATGTCAACAAGCAAGACGTGCTGCTGTTCATCGACAACATCTTCCGCTTCGTGCAAGCTGGTTCTGAAGTATCCGCACTTCTGGGTCGGATGCCTTCCGCTGTGGGATATCAGCCCACTCTAGCTAGCGAAATGGGTGCTTTGCAAGAGCGGATCACCTCTACCCACGAAGGTTCGATCACTTCTATTCAAGCTGTGTACGTACCTGCGGATGACTTGACCGACCCCGCACCGGCAACCACTTTTGCTCACTTGGATGCTACCACGGTGCT
Protein-coding sequences here:
- the atpD gene encoding F0F1 ATP synthase subunit beta produces the protein MVATTDNKNVGRITQIIGPVVDVEFSTGKMPQIYNAIKIEGKNAAGQEMSVTCEVQQLLGDNQVRAVSMSTTDGLVRGMEAVDSGAPISVPVGAGTLGRIFNVLGEPIDNLGPVNTTETFPIHRPSPKMTELETKPSVFETGIKVVDLLAPYRRGGKIGLFGGAGVGKTVIIQELINNIAKAHGGVSVFGGVGERTREGNDLYNEFKESGVINEKNIGESKVALVYGQMNEPPGARMRVGLSALTMAEYFRDVNKQDVLLFIDNIFRFVQAGSEVSALLGRMPSAVGYQPTLASEMGALQERITSTHEGSITSIQAVYVPADDLTDPAPATTFAHLDATTVLSRGLASKGIYPAVDPLDSTSTMLQSSVVGEEHYNTARAVQSTLQRYKELQDIIAILGLDELSEDDRMTVARARRIERFLSQPFFVAEVFTGSPGKYVKLEETIKGFQRILSGELDALPEQAFYMVGTIEEAIAKAEKIKSGK